A genomic stretch from Thermodesulforhabdus norvegica includes:
- a CDS encoding BMP family lipoprotein gives MKQRVTVFLLIFFTTIFFVSGAARAEKKFTFGLLLVGPYNDHGWSQAHFEAAKAVEKELDVNLIYIDKVNPADRPGVTIPQLVDELVSRGAKLIIANSDDMKDGIREAALQHPDVYFLHISGDDALTGKGPDNLSNLMGRMEYGKMIAGFVAAMTTKTGKIGYLGPLINDETRRLAVSTYLGARYAWEKIRKKNPDELVFQVSWIGFWFNIPGVTADPTQVAQNFFNSGFDVVISGIDTTEALTVAAQKRKQGQEVWAIPYDYKDACNEAPDACLGTPYYNWKPGFVHFVKAAMSGNWKKEWLWLGPDWSDINNPDTSSVGFMPGPALSAEVSSAMNDFVRQMASGSLNLFTGPLYYQDGTVFLEEGQQATDEQIWYMKQLLQGMIGPSSAK, from the coding sequence ATGAAACAGAGAGTAACTGTTTTTCTTCTAATCTTTTTTACCACGATTTTCTTTGTATCGGGAGCAGCGCGGGCAGAAAAAAAGTTCACCTTTGGGCTTCTGCTCGTGGGCCCTTATAACGATCACGGCTGGAGCCAGGCTCACTTCGAAGCTGCAAAGGCCGTCGAAAAAGAGCTGGATGTAAACCTCATATACATAGACAAGGTTAATCCCGCCGATAGACCCGGAGTAACGATTCCACAGCTTGTGGATGAACTGGTGTCAAGGGGAGCAAAGCTGATTATCGCAAACTCTGATGATATGAAAGACGGTATTCGCGAGGCGGCCCTTCAACACCCTGATGTTTACTTCCTGCATATATCCGGAGATGACGCACTTACGGGAAAAGGCCCGGATAATCTTTCCAATCTCATGGGACGCATGGAATACGGCAAAATGATTGCCGGCTTCGTTGCCGCCATGACAACAAAAACCGGCAAGATAGGTTATCTCGGACCTCTGATAAACGACGAAACCAGAAGGCTTGCAGTATCCACCTATCTGGGAGCAAGATACGCCTGGGAGAAGATAAGAAAAAAGAATCCCGACGAACTCGTATTTCAGGTTTCCTGGATCGGTTTCTGGTTCAATATCCCCGGAGTTACCGCGGACCCCACGCAGGTTGCCCAGAACTTCTTCAATTCTGGATTTGACGTCGTAATATCCGGTATCGATACAACAGAAGCCCTTACGGTTGCGGCGCAAAAGAGAAAGCAGGGACAGGAAGTATGGGCAATTCCGTACGATTACAAAGATGCCTGCAATGAAGCGCCTGACGCCTGTCTTGGGACACCCTATTACAACTGGAAGCCCGGCTTTGTACACTTCGTAAAGGCGGCTATGTCGGGCAACTGGAAAAAGGAATGGCTGTGGCTGGGGCCGGATTGGTCTGACATAAATAATCCCGACACCAGTTCCGTCGGCTTTATGCCGGGACCAGCCCTCAGTGCCGAAGTCTCTTCGGCCATGAACGATTTCGTAAGGCAGATGGCCTCGGGCTCCCTGAATCTTTTCACGGGACCACTCTATTATCAGGACGGAACCGTCTTTCTGGAAGAGGGACAGCAGGCAACGGACGAACAGATATGGTACATGAAGCAGCTACTACAGGGCATGATAGGGCCCAGCAGTGCCAAATAG